The DNA segment CCCATTCAGATATGTTTTTGATGTTTAAGATTGGCTGGGAGAGTATTTTTGCGGCCTCCTCAGCGGATTTTAAAAGTGCGCACTCAAGTTCGTCAGGAACTGATTGCAGCCTCCACACATCATCAAGGTCGATCAGAAGGTTCATTTCTTCAACATCTGCTACAAGCTTAGCGATCGCATAGGTGACGATATTTGCGCGATACCCCCCCGGATACCATTCCTGCCTTGGAACAACTTTTTCCAGATGTCGGAATACAATTAACTTGGCAATGAGACGGCGATACCAAGTCTCATCAAAACGAGCATCTTTCTTTGCCCACAGGCCACCGATCTCCTTTGAGAACTCACCAAAGTTCTTTTGCGCGCCCTTGCTGACAGTATCCGGCCTGCAACGAAACGAAAACTCAGCCTTGGCAAGATCTGTCTTTGCGAAGAAATGTGCCTTAGGAAACTCCATGTCAAACCTGCGTCGTTCTGCATCCGATCGCTTGGCACGCTCAACAAGGTATTGACCGCGAGCGCGTTCATAGAACCATTTCGTTTCGCGGTTGGTTCCCTCAGCAGCTGGCGCGAGTATGCGGCGGGAATACTCTTCGATTCGGACGTGGAAGGGATTATTTGAAAAGAAATCCGCAACACTTACTTTGTTTTGGCTATTCGCGTACTCGGAGATTTTTGGAACGACCTCATCTGATCGCTTTGGCGGAACTACTGTGAGCTTCATTTGGACATGAACATTTGCGAGGCTTTCAGGCGATGAGCGCTTCGCCGCATGGATCGACGCAGTTGTCTGTCCCCCATTCACAATCTGGAGGTTGCTTGCTGAAACGATCCTAAGGCCCTCAGGTGAGGGTTCTGTTTCGACCCTATCTGCAGTCGCGGACACTCCATTGTTGTATGAAAAGAACATGGTGGGCTCGTTCTTGATGGTGTCCCTGATGCCTTGGTTTACCTTGCCCTTTGCTTGGAGAAAGCTCCTGACATTAGACTCAAGTAGCCGAGCGCCCCATTTGTCGTAGATTTCTGCCAATTGGTGGCCCGGGATCACCATAAGATAGCTCTCAAGCTCTCCACAAAGCATAGAAGCGGCCAAGGCTGGGATGGCACCACCATAGTTGTGGCGAAAATCGATTACCAAATCCTCCCGAGCTTGGGCGGAGGTCTCGTAACGATGGAAGCGGGACAGGTCCCAAATGTTATATGTGACTGGGATATTGTCGATTTGCCCAGCCGAAACGGCATCAGTCCGCGCTCTGTAGATGGCATTTGTGATCAGAAGTAGTTTTATCTTTGACAATGAACTCCATGTGGCGGCAATTGTATCCGCAAGACCAGCCCCCGAACTGCCTTCCTGAAGCTTCGAACGGAATTCTGCCTGGCGAGCGAATATTAGAAAGTTTGCTAAGCGACCAAACATGCGCTTTGCATCTGGCGCATTGATCGTGACCGGTCTGCTTTCCTCATGAAAATCGCAGATTATGACGCTCAACACGCCATCTGAATCCAGTGGATTTCCTCCACTGCCATCAATCCTGATGTTCTTGTTACTAATCACTCCCTCGAAGGATGCACGGTCAGCTGTCTCTATTTCACCGGCTGCCTCCAAACGTGCAGCCATGTGCTCGAAGAATGCATCGTCAATACTAATTCCACTATCTGCTGCGTCCTGAATAACTTCGTCCCGAAGTTCCAGATTGAAATCCCCGAATTCATCCAAAGATTTCTGACCTTCCTTGACCGTCTCAACTGGTAGTTGCCCATTTTCGACCGTGAGCTCGCCGTCAGTTACATCCGTAAACTCGTATAGCATGAATACCCCTTAATAGTTATTTCAAGCGTTCTTTCAATTTACGGATCAAGCAATGAAATGGTTTAATACAACAGGACACTTCTAGATAATGTAGTCACAAGATACCCGCCCAAAGGGCGATACATCTAATTTATACGGCGGCAAGGAAAGAAGAAGTGCTTTTGGCGTATCTTGTAGCAATGCCACGCCACCTTTTGAGATGAAGAAAAGCATTTTCGACAAGATGCCTAAGTTTATACAGCGCTTTATCATAATGTCTTTGCGTCTTCCGGTTCTTCTTTGGAGGAATAACAACTTCCATACCTGTTTTTCCGCCTGTTCAATAATGGCATTACTGTCATAGCCACGATCTGCCAGTAGATGATCTGCATCAATTCCTTCGATCAGGCGGCCAACTTGCGTGTAATCAGCAGTGGTACCTTGTGTAACAAGGATTCTGACCGGCATACCATGCGCATCCACGGCCAGATGTGTCCTGGTGTTGAGCCCCCTTTTGTCCGATTCATATCCTGATTACCACCTCTGGCCCCGCTGGCATGTGGGTGAACCTTGCAGTGACTGGCATCAATCATCAGCCATTCATAATCCGGATCATCAATCAGGATTTCCAGCAATTTTTCCCAGATACCCTTGTCACGCCAGCGAATAAAGCGGCGGTGGGTATTACTCCAACCCCCGTAGTCCGGCGGCAAATCCCTCCATGGGGCTCCTGTTCGTATAATCCAGAAAACAGCATTGATAAACTGACGATTATCTGTGGCTATCCCTCCCCATGCCCCTTCTCTGCCTGGTAAATGCTCCTCAAGTAGCGACCATACCTTATCTGAAATATCATACCTGCGATGTGGTTGTGTCATGCGAACCCCTTTTAATTTCTTAAAAGGATCTCATATTTCTTATCTCAAGACTACGCTTCTAGAGGCAAATTTATAATGTCATTAGAGGTGAACATGAATGCACAAACAAAACGATTGATTCCGAAATACACGCTAGAATTTAAGAAAGATGCAGCGAGATTAGTTAATGAGGAGGGCTATACCCATCAGCAAGCGGCGGATCATCTGGGTATTTCCTTAAGCGCGATTGGGCGTTGGTCTAGGGCAGAGCGAAGTCCTGCAAGGTCATCATCAAAGAAAAAATCAATTTTAAACCTGACGGATCAAACTGAATTGATTCGGTTGCGCCGGGAAAATGAACAGTTACGCATGGATCAAGAAACCTGGAGATGCTGATAAGATTAGGGAAAAAGAAGTGCTTGAGACCAAGGCGCGCCAGATTTTTAATGAAAATAAGCAAATCTATGGCTATCGGCGGCTATCTGATGCGTTAGGCAAAGTTGGCATAAAGTCGGGGTATTACCAAGTTCGCCACTTAATGACTCGGCTGGGGTTGAAAGCGCGATATCCCAAGCGCTTTAAAGTGACGACTAACAGCAACCATAACGAGGCGATTTCAGCTAATAGCCTTGACCGGCAATTTGATGCCGTTACTCCTAATCAAGTTTGGACAACGGATATCACGTATGTTTGGACGCTGGAAGGCTGGCTCTATGTTGCGATAGTCATTGATTTGTTTTCCAGACAAGTCGTGGGATGGGCTATTGCAGACTACATGCGAACAACATTGTGTTTGAATGCGCTACAAATGGCCTTTTGGCGCAGAAAACCGGAGCCTGGCTTGCTCCATCACTCGGATCGGGGGAGCCAATATGCAAGCCATGAATACCGTGAACATTTGTCTATCATACAAATGGAACAGAGCATGAGCCGAAAAGGAAATTGTTGGCGTCTTCGGGAAAGACTATCCGCCATCGATTAAATCGAGGAGGTGATCGATCTGCAAACAATGCGCTATGGACTATCGCGATGGTACGCATGCGCAGTGAGCCGAGAACTCAAACCTATGTGACACGACGTATAGCTCAAGGGATGTCAAATAAGGAAATTCAGCGTTGTCTGAAACGGTACATTATTCGTGAACTGTATCCGCTTATTCTCGCAGATTTGTCAGATGCGGCCACAATTACTTGACATAGGAGCGTCAATTCTCCGACAGAACGGTTCTTTCGTAGTCTTAAATATGAACAATTGAATTACGAAAAATTCAGAACCAAGGAAGAAGCAAAGCTGAGTATTATTGATTATTTGGCTTTCTACAACGGAAAACGTACACACTCAAAATTAGGCTACGAATCGCCGTTAGAATTTGAACGTATATTTCATAGAAAGGCTGCTTAAAAAAGTGTCCGGTTTTACTTGATCATTACACAATTTCATTTACTCTTGTTCCCTTGAATTTCCAAGGGATGACAATTCATGCTAATCAGCCAATTAGCAATCGTCTCTACTATTTCATCAAGTGATTTTCTATTGCTTCCTTTGAGGGAACACTCCCTTATGGTTGCGGTGCGCCAACCTAGCCCTGCGAGTTTAGCTTCGTTGGACAAGTCTCTGATATGGTTTTGCGTCAGTTTGGCTTTCCAAAATTCACGGTTTGATGCAGGCCACTTAAATAGTTCGCAACTATGTTGATGCCAAAAACAACCATGTACGAATATTGCAGCCCTATATTTTTTCAGTACCAAATCAGGTTTTCCTGGAAGACCTGAATAATTTAAACGATAACGAAAGCCACGTCCATGTAGTGCGGACCGAATTTTCAATTCTGGCTTTGTGTTTGTTGATCGTATCGCTCGCATATTCTTTGAGCGCACAGCAGGACTGTGTACGTCAGTCATGTCACTTTTTCTTCTTCAGAAGAATGGCTTCCTTGATTCTTGGTTTCATCAGTTTTGCAACGGCTGAAAAAACAGGCACAGCAACGGAGTTGCCAAATTGTTTATATGCTTGCATGTCTGAAACCGGGATCTTGAAAGTTGATTTCCCGGGTTCTTCATACCCCATTAGCCTTGAACATTCTAGGGGGGTGAGGCGTCGAGGTCTGTTTTTTTGGTTTGCTAAGCTATAGAAATCTCTATTTGGGTTAAAACCACGATCAATCAGAATCTCAGAACCATCTTTGTAATATCTTGCTGAAAGAGTTCGGGTTACATGGTTTTCAGTCACTAAGCCGTAGCCGAAACCGTTACCTTTTGCTTTGTGCTTGATTGCATAGTTAAACAAATATTCCCAAAGTTTCGGAGTGAGTATGTATTTTTCATCAACTGTTTTTTCAAGAATATCACCCAATACAGGCTTCTTTTTCGGGTAGTACTTACTTATGCCTTTAAGGGAAAAGCCATCGTGCACTTTGAGGTCACGCTTAAAACCTACCAAAACGATCCGCTCTCTGTGTTGAGGTAAAAAATGTTGGGCATCAATAATTTTTGGATCGGCTGGTCCTTTTGCATCAGCGTCAGCAACCCAATAACCTAATTCGTTCAAAGTCTCCATAATAACTTTGAATGTTTTTCCCTTATCATGGCTCTTTAGGTTCTTAACATTTTCTAATAGGAAAGCTGCAGGCCTTTTAACTTCCAGAATACGAGCCACATCAAAGAAGAGAGTACCTTGGGTTTCGCATTCAAACCCATGAGCGCGGCCTAGAGCATTTTTCTTGGATACCCCTGCTATAGAAAAGGGTTGGCATGGAAAGCCTGCTAATAAGATATCATGGTCTGGAACGAGTTTGTGAATGTTTGCCGCCACATCTTTTGCAGAAATACCTTCTTGGTCACTCAGAGTAACTTTGCGGATATCGTCATTAAATTTATGATTCTCCGGATCTGCAAAGTAATTGCCCTTGTATGTTCTGATAGCATACTTGTTCCATTCACTAGTAAAAACACATCTGCCACCAGCAAGTTCAAATCCTCTCCTTATGCCGCCAATTCCTGCAAATAGGTCGATGAAGTCGAATTCATAGTCGGGATGATTGCGGGGCGGGGACGGTGCGAGTTTGCGCAAAGCTTCATACTCACGGTGGCTGAGTCTTGGCGAAGCTTTTCCCTTTAGCCAGCGGTTGACAGTTTCCCTGCACCATTGACCCGGTGAGACTTTGTTCAAATACTCACCAAGGTATTTCTGATCATAAATTTCTGCGAGACTTTTAATGAGATCCAAGTCTTCGTGTTCAGCTTTCATGTGATTATATCGCAGGGTCAAATGTGTGACTAATTGTCACTCATTTGACCCAGTAAGTCGAGGCTCAGGTGTCTCATAACCAGCATCACCCCCTGTATTTTTAATGGCCTCTGCACTACTCAGCGAGTACAATACTCACTGAGTATATGCATTGGAGTTGGAACAAAAATGGCCAAGCAAGCCCAACAGGATTTTTTGCGTGATGCGATGCGGCAACTGAACATGACCCGACAGAATTTCGCTGACCGTATCGGAACAAGCAAACGCGCACTCGATAATTGGCTGCTCCCCACCGACTCCAAGGGGTTTCGTCCGATGCCGGAAACTGTATGGATGTTGATCCGGGAAATTTTTCGGTGAAGATCTGGATAAATGCCAGATTGGTAGAAATGCTTGAACCACTCACCGCAACACACAAAGGAGCAATGAAATGGCTGCGACCACACCAACATTAGAAGGGCGTTGTTGAATAAATCAAAATGAGCCAAATGGCTCCGTTCTGCCGTTAATTGTTAGAGTTTTACGGACACCGGCATGCCTAGATTGGCCATTCTGTTGAGTGCAGACGCACTAATCCACGCTTCTGTTTTTTGCTGTGGGAGTGCACGCGCTTTCATGGCGTTGCCAAAAATACGCTTGTAGCGTTGCACGGCAAGCTCGGCATAGTTGCGCAAACCATATCCTGTCTTCTTTTGCCAAGCAATGCGGCCATGCTGTTCAATTACCCTGATATGACCGTCCCGCTGACTGTCGCCTGTAGCGGAGCGGACGGCAGTCTTGTGCGGTGGAATGATCACTTGTGCATCAGGTTGATGATTCAAAACCGCCTGGGAAATCGGTTCACCATCATAGGCGCCATCGGCGATGAAGGTATCAAAAGGCGTATCAATTTGGGCAAGCAAATCCGGGATTGCAGTGGGGTCGCCTATTTCAGGTGGGGTCAGTTCGCACGCCAACAATTGATGGTTCTCATCGACCGCAAGATGCAATTTACGCCAAGTGCGCCGGGCCGCAACGTCATGCTTTTCCTGGTGCCAGTCGTCTTTGCCGTAAACCTTGAGACCGGTTGAATCAACAATAACAAGACTACCCGGTTCCATCGCTTTGGTTAGGGTATGCTGAGGTAACTTAATGCTGCGCCTGGACAGGCTACTGAAGTCAGGAATGGTGATGTCAACTTTCATGATACCGGCAAGCGAGTTCATGAAACCTTCGGTTTGACGTAAGGGCAGATGGAAGACCTGGCGGATAAATAGAGCTGTTTCTATGGCGAGATTAGAATATTCCTGCGGCCTGCCGCGAGCTCCCGTTCTGGTGGGGCGCCACTCAGCAATTGCCGCTTCCGTAAACCAAATCGTGATATCACCCCGTCGCCGCAATCCGTTGTTATACTCATGCCAGTTCATCACTTTATAACGAGATTTTTCGATCTTATGACGGCGACTTTCGTTGTGTTTATAAGGCATTGGCTTCTCTGCAGGTGAAATCCTGCAGAATTATGCCAGATGTGCCATCTTTTTACCGACAGTTCGATTTATTCAACAACGCCAGGTTCCGGCAGGTATTGATCGAGGAGGTATCATGAGTTACAAACTAGATGTTGGCAAAGTCAGCAGCATCAAAAATAATATCAAGATCGAGTTGCTGAATAGTCTTTTCCAGAAAAGAGAAAATCCCGGTCGGCGCAGTGCCGATTTGAACGCTGAGCGATTGCGTGCTGAGCGAGATGCGCTACTCAAAGAAATCCCGATTGCCATTTTCTATCTTGATACGGATTTGCGCTATACCAGTGTCAGTCTCGCGTTTGCCAGAAGTGTCGGATTAACGATCAGTGAGGTGATAGGTAAAACAGTTTTTGAATTGTTCCCCCGGTCTGGCGACAAATCTCCAGGAAAAATATCGCTATACGCTTGATTCTGGTGAATCTGTTACCGACTTAAGTTACAGCATTACCCAAAAGAATGGACAGCAGGTTCATTTTTCGACTGAGCTCGCTCCTTTTTATGATAATAGTGGCCAGATCGCTGGTTTGGTTGGGGTTAGCAGCGATATCAGCAGGCTGACAGAGGCCAGTTTAGACATAGCTAGAACATCTGAGGATAACTATAGACTTTTGGCAGAAAACAGATTGCTGACCCGTCGACTCTATGAGATTCAGGAAGACGAGCGTCATCATATTGCGCGAGAATTGCATGATGAGTTAGGTCAGTGGCTAACGGCATTACGCGCTGAATTGCAGGTGGTTATTGGGCACGTTGAGCGGGATTCCGCCATTTATGAGCGTGTCCAGTCGATTAAAGAAATTGCAAATACCATGCATGGCGTCGTTCATGACATGTTGCAGGAATTGCGGCCAGTAATGCTCGATAAGCTGGGGCTGGTCGATAGTCTTCGTGAATTACAGAATGACTGGTGTAGACACCATCCACATATCAATTTTGAGCTGATGATATCGGACAGTATTGGTGGCGCAGGCGCATTTGACAAAATAGTTTCTATTACAATCTATCGTTTGATTCAGGAAGCGTTCAATAACGTTTGCAAGCATGCGCGAGCCAGGAAGGTGGTGGTGCAATTGGGTCGAGAAAAGAACTCGCCTATACTCCCTGATACTTTGCTTTTGAGTGTGGAGGATGATGGAATCGGCTTTGATATTGAGCAAAAATCTGTAGGTTTGGGATTGCTTGGCATGCGTGAAAGAGTTATTGCTGCCGGTGGCGAATTTTGCTGCAAAGTTCACCCGGCAACGGCGTTCAGATTGCTGTCAGATTACCGCTTGAGTCGCACAGTTAACTGACGTGAGTGCCAAGCTGATTACCCTCGTTCTGATAGATGATCACCCTGTCGTGCGGGCCGGGTATCGCTACTTTCTCGAAAGTACTAAAGAGATTATGGTGTTGGCGGAGGCTGGCGATGGTGAAACCGGCTGTGTTCTTTATCAGGAATATCAACCAGACATGGTGATTATCGACATCAATATGCCGGGTATTGGTGGTCTGGAAACCATTCATCGTATCAAATCAAAAAATCCGGCAGCGAACATACTTGCGTTGAGTATGCATAGTAGTGAGATTATGGTAAAGCGGGTGCTCGATATGGGGGCGACAGGGTACCTTACCAAACAATGTACCCCTGAACAGTTGCTGGAAGCAGTTAACCGGATAAGCCAGGGAAAACCATATATTGATGCCAAACTAGCGTCAAATATGCTGAACGACGGCATGCAGGGCGATGGTGATAAGCATCCCCTGCATATTCTTTCACAAAGAGAATTTCAGATATTTACACTGCTTGCTGAGGGTAATTCAGTCCTGCAAATTGCAGAAATCATTTCCATCAGCCCCAAGACAGTCGGTGTTCATCATGCCAGCATCATGAGAAAACTGGGGCTTCAGAATACTGTTCAACTCGTACGGCTGGCGATTGATTGTGGGTTAATCCGCGTATAGCCACAGTTTTTTTGTTTTTTTAATTCGTATTTTTTCTGAACTCCTGTTTCTGGGAGATATTGCTGAAAAATTACCAGCTGTCAATTTTTGCTAGACCCTCAGTCTGCCCTTGCCTCTGCATCAGTGCCTTCATTGCAGCTATCGATATCTGCGTCAGTACGGGCTCCATACAATTAATTTAAAGAATTTCTTTATATCAAAATAAATAATCTGCTTATTTCCTTTTCTTGTTGTGGCCGGATAATGTTTCATAACCCGACTGCGATTCAAATGATTGGGTTGTAACCTCGTAATTCAAAACCTATGATTCTCAACTTAAGAGGAATTAAAAATGAGTCAATTTAAACAGAAAGTTATGGTGGCGAGTATTGTGCTTGCTTTTGGCGCTGCAGGCAGTGCCTGGGCGAATCCGACTAATACAGCGACTGAAGTTGCCGGAAATCAAACAGCGACTGCGGACAGCAACCAGAGCGGAGCAGGTATCGCAGCGAATGAATTTTCAGAAGCATATGACAATACAAACAACAGTCAGACAACATCGACTGATAACAACAGCAACAACAGCAACAACAGCGACAACAGCGACAACAGCGACAACAGCAACAATAGCGATAACAGCAACAACAGTGATAACAGCGTGCTGAATACCACTGATAACAACAGCAACAACAGTGACAACAGTGACAACAGTAATAACAGCGACAACAGCAACAATAGCGACAACAGTTTTGCCAGTGCAGACGATGCTGCTGCTAATAATGGTAGTACCGCTACTTCTGATCGTTCTGATAACAGCTATGCAATTGGTTCAGATGGCTCAGCATCAGCTAATAATCAGAGCACTTCAACAGCAGATAACAGTGACAACAGTGACAACAGTTATGCTGATGCTTCTGAAGGTTCTGCGTCCGCAAACAATAACAGCACTTCCTCCGCAGACAACAGCGACAACAGCGACAACAGCTATGCAACTGCATCGGAAGGTTCGGCATCAGCCAATAATCAGAGTACTTCAACAGTAGACAACACCGATAACTCTGATAACAGCTATACAACAGCAGACGGAACCGGGTCGGCAGCGGCTAAAAATGGTGATGCAACCGCGACCTATTCGGTTAATAACTCTGCGCTTAGTGGTACGGTGACGGGAGCGGGTGTTGGTGCAGTTGTCACTTCTGGTGACGGAGAAGGTGCTGCAACTCTGACAGCCAGCAATTCCATCTCGGAATCTTTTAACGGGGCGGCTGGAATTAACCAGGTTGTCCAAAATCACGGCGCCAATGCCTTGACACAGCAACAAGTGTCTTTCCAAGGCAACGTAAATGTTAATGCTCAGTAATCTGAGTTGAGCATATTAAGAAATATCTAATCAAGGAGAAAAAACATGAATCAATTTAATAAAAAAGTGTTGGTTGCGAGTATGGTACTTGCTTTTGGTGTTGCGGGTAACGCTTGGGCCAATCCGACGAATACCGCTGAAACCGTAAACGATCAAACTGCAACTGCAACCAGTGATCAAAACAGTGCTGGCATTGCTGCGAACGAATATTCAACCGCATATGACAATACCAATAACAGCGTGGCGAATGCAACGGATGACCATACTGACAACAGCGACAACAGCGACAACAGCAACAACAGCGACAACAGCGACAACAGCAACAACAGCGACAACAGCAACAACAGCCAAGTGGCTACTACTGATGATCATACTGACAACAGTAACAACAGCGACAACAGCGACAACAGCGACAACAGCGACAACAGCGACAACAGCTCGGCTACTGGTGTAGATGCTGCAGCCAACAATAGCAGTACCGCTACTTCTGATCGTTCCGACAACAGCTTTGCAGATGCAGGTTCAGCTAGCGCCGCCGCTAACAACGGTAGCACTGCTACCGTGGACAACAGCGACAACAGCGATAACAGTTCCGCAGATGCAGGTTCAGCTAGTGCCGCTGCCAACAACGGCAGCACTGCTACCGTGGATAACAGTGATAACAGCGATAACAGTTTTGCAGATGCTGGTTCTGGCAGTGCTGCCGCCAACAATGGCAGTACCGCTTCTGTTGATAACACCAATAACAGCGACAACAGCCAAACAGCGGCAAATGGTAATGGGTCTGCTGCAGCACAAACCGGCAATGCTTCTGCCACCTACTCAGTCAATAACTCAGACTTGAGCGGTGCGGTAACAGGCGAAGGTGCGGGATCAGGTGTATCCGTAGCTTCAGGTTCAGCTGATGCTGCTTATGCTGCTGACAATACTATTAGCGCTGCATTCAACGGTGCTGCTGGTATCAACCAGGTTGTACAAAATCATGCTGCCAATGCGTTGACACAGCAACAAGTGTCTTTTCAGGGTAACGTGAATGTTAACCAGTAATTTCGTTCACTAATCGTTCGGTGTTTAGCTGAACTTTAGTCAGTGAAGAGTTGCCGATGGGGAAGGTGGTCCTGTCGGCAACTTCCACCAAATAACGAAGTTATAAACTCTGGAGAACAGAATGAAGCCAATATTAAAAGGTAATGTGTCTTTTCTCTTTGCCCTGATATTGCCTGTTTGTACCGTTAATGCTTCTTCCGATCAGCTTGCAAATGATTCGATAACTGCGGGCTTTCCTTCAACTGGGATTGTTTCGCTGGATGAACTTGACGAGGTACGAGGAATGGGTGGGAGTGGATAGCACCGTGCTGAATACTATGAATGTTAAGGCAACATTGACGGGTAACACGGCAACTAACAATGTCACCGGCACAAACATAATTGATACCAGCGCTTTTTCTGGAGCCAACGGCATGTTTTCGGTTATTCAAAATAGTGGTAACAATGTGGTTATTCAAGATTCAACCATTGTAAATGTCACCATAGTGAATTGATTTTGTTATGAAAAACTTCTTGCATAAATTGTTTTTGACCGCTATGACGATGTTGGTGAGTAGCCATCTCGTTGCGCTGGATCTGAATGGAATGGCGGGAGGTGGGAATTATCTTGTCTCGACAAAAAGTTTTGCCGAGATGAAGTTTGATACGGTTTATAAACAAGAATTTGATTTTAGTTGCGGCTCTGCAGCGTTGGCTAGTCTGCTCACGTTTCATTACGGTAATGTGGTGAGCGAAAAGACCGTATTTCTAGAAATGTATGAGCATGGCGATCAGGAAAAATTAAGGATCAAGGTTTTTCAATGCTCGATATGAAAAACTATCTGGGGCGGCATGGTTACGGTTCGGATGGATTTAAGATAAACCTGGATAAATTGCGCGAATTCAATAGTCCGGCAATTACAATTATTGATCTTAATGGCTATTTACATTTCGTTATTATCAAGGGTGTAACCGAGCAAAAAGTCCTGGTTGGTGATCCTGCGGTAGGTGTCAAAATTATTCCTCGCGATGAATTTGAAAAGATGTGGGGTGAGCGTATTTTATTTATGGTCCATGATAACGGTGGTATTCAGACAGAAGCATCTCGCAAGCAAGAAGAATGGCATACCCATTTGGCTCCGTTAGGGGTGCGGTTGACCAGTTAAGTTTAAGCGAATATTTCGTGCTGATACGCGGACAGGTGACAGGTCCTTTGGATTTTTAACTATATTGGGTGTCTGGCATGTTTACTTGCAACGATATGATCAAGCATAAAATTTTGCAGTTGGTGTTGTTGCTGACTTTCTTGGTAAATCTTGCTGTTGCCCGAGATACGCTGGCAGATGCTGGATATGCTGACGATATTTTTAGTGACCCATACAGCCAATTGATACGCGCGACTGATGATGAGTTGGCCCAGCAAAGAGGCGGCTTTACCCTGCCAAATGGAATGGTTGTTAATATAAGTCTGGAAAGACTGATTTTTCTGAATGGAATTGAAACGGCTTCCTCATTTATACAATTCCCGATAGACGGTGTGTTGATCCAAAATGGAAGTGGAAACTTGGGGCAAGATTTGGTCGGATCAGTTATCGGTTCTATTATTCAAAATAGTTTGGATAATCAGTCGATTAAAAGTATTAATGAGCTCAATATAGAAATAAGTAATCTGCAGAATCTGGACTTGAGGTCTAGTACAGTTATTACTGATCTGATTATGCCAAATTTACAGTAATGCTGATTTTTGAGTAAAGATACCGCAGAATAATAAAACTCCACTGGCAATGCATGGCATTTGCCCCTTCTTGCCGATAGCGTCTTTAGCTTTAATAGATAGTTGTCATATTCGCTTGAATAGAACCACGAAGATTGTTTAATTCCATAATCTTCTCAAGTTAAATAATCTTTCCCCGTTCATATAATCATCGCTATTTTTGAAGATAGCGGTCATATAATGATAGCTGTATGGCTGGCCTTCTTGATATCACTTTGCTGAACCAAAATGAAAGAAAATTACAATGATGAAAACGTTGGCAACAAAATTAGCAATGAGTGCTTATTTTGGAGAATCTCAAAATACCTTTCT comes from the Nitrosomonas sp. genome and includes:
- a CDS encoding IS5 family transposase, translating into MPYKHNESRRHKIEKSRYKVMNWHEYNNGLRRRGDITIWFTEAAIAEWRPTRTGARGRPQEYSNLAIETALFIRQVFHLPLRQTEGFMNSLAGIMKVDITIPDFSSLSRRSIKLPQHTLTKAMEPGSLVIVDSTGLKVYGKDDWHQEKHDVAARRTWRKLHLAVDENHQLLACELTPPEIGDPTAIPDLLAQIDTPFDTFIADGAYDGEPISQAVLNHQPDAQVIIPPHKTAVRSATGDSQRDGHIRVIEQHGRIAWQKKTGYGLRNYAELAVQRYKRIFGNAMKARALPQQKTEAWISASALNRMANLGMPVSVKL
- a CDS encoding PAS domain-containing protein produces the protein MSYKLDVGKVSSIKNNIKIELLNSLFQKRENPGRRSADLNAERLRAERDALLKEIPIAIFYLDTDLRYTSVSLAFARSVGLTISEVIGKTVFELFPRSGDKSPGKISLYA
- a CDS encoding PAS domain-containing protein, whose protein sequence is MNCSPGLATNLQEKYRYTLDSGESVTDLSYSITQKNGQQVHFSTELAPFYDNSGQIAGLVGVSSDISRLTEASLDIARTSEDNYRLLAENRLLTRRLYEIQEDERHHIARELHDELGQWLTALRAELQVVIGHVERDSAIYERVQSIKEIANTMHGVVHDMLQELRPVMLDKLGLVDSLRELQNDWCRHHPHINFELMISDSIGGAGAFDKIVSITIYRLIQEAFNNVCKHARARKVVVQLGREKNSPILPDTLLLSVEDDGIGFDIEQKSVGLGLLGMRERVIAAGGEFCCKVHPATAFRLLSDYRLSRTVN